tgtgacaaaatgttgctgttattttcagAGCGAGCCGCTTTACAAACGGCACGCcatacaaatcattgtatacatgaagttttgtgtttgtaatttattgagatgcacttgtaaatattaaatgttctcAACTCAACTGAACAAAGACAGCTGTAACACCACATGACAATGGACAGGTCGCCAGTCAGCGATATTGTCGGGGCACACACGGACAAACAACcgattggtcaccagtcaatgtTTTGGGCACAAACGCAGGCCCACGTGAGCACGAGCCAACGACGAGCCGAGAGCGTGACCGCCGACCCTCTGACGTGCGGCCTTTCTCAAAATTCTTTCAATGAAATAAGAAACTTGGAGcctgtgcaattaaaaaaaacttgatgcAGGGAATGCGTCGAGGGGGCGGCGTCACACCGTCACGCGTAGCCGCACTTGTGAGTCTTCAGGTTGCGTCCGTCGGCGTAGCGTTTCCCGCACCTGTCGCAGATGAAGCGCTTGCCGCCGGCATGCACGTGGCTCTTATGCGTGCGCAGGTGGCTGCCCTGGCTGAAGGTCTTGGCGCAGACATCGCAGGCGTACGGCCGCTCGCCCGTGTGCACGCGCACGTGCAGCTTGAGGCCGTTGGCACTGTTGAAGCGCTTGCCGCAGGAGACGCAGGCAAACGGCCGCTCAGCCGAGTGCGTGCGACCGTGCGCGATCAGGCTGCTCTGCTGGCTGAAGGTCTTGCCGCAGCGGCGGCACGCGTATGGCCGCTCGCCCGTGTGCACGCGGCGGTGGATCTTCAGGTTGACCGCCTGGCGGAAAGTCTTGGTGCAGACGTCGCAGGCGAAGGGTCGCACGCCGCTGTGGATGCGCAGGTGGTTCTTCAGGTTGACGGTGTGCCGGAAGGTTTTGGGGCACTGCTCGCACTTGAGGGGCTTCTGGCCCGTGTGGATCAGCTCGTGCGTCTTGAGCGTGATGGCGCGCGTGAAGCCTTTCCCGCACACGCCGCAGCAGAACGACTTGCTGCCCACGTGGCCGCGGGCGTGGCGCCGTAAGTTTTGTTTCAGGGTGAAACGGTGGCCGCACTGCTCACAGGCGAAGGGCTTCTCGGCTGCACAGCGCGCCCGGAACCGCACCCGCTCGGGGGAGGCGCTGGGGCTCTCCTGTGCCGCGTGGCGGCGTGAGGCCAGTGGACTCGGCAACGCGGAGGACTTCCTCTCGTGCGTGATGCCGTCCGCTGCCAAATCTTTGGAGTCCGAGCTCGCTAGCGGAGCCACGTCCAGTCCGGCGCCTGCCAGGAAGCGAAAAAGACAAACGCAATTGAAGGCACGCCACTGACAGAGAGTTGCACCAGCCGTTTATATTTACTGAGGGGAAAAGGACACGTCTGcggtagggctgcacaatttaaaaaatatatttttcaacccGACAACATATattatgacatgaaaaaaaaaaaaaaaaaaacatttttaaaaagggaaacATAAATCAGGTGcgtgaaaaccagcacacatttcttttttcctccctgatttattgttttgacaGTTTAGCATGGCTTCAGTAGAAAATAAACTACGCTCACTTCAGCTGAGGTTTACTGAGGTCCACCTGTATTTCAATGTACTGTAGTACTGAGCAGGTCCTGCCAGACTTCAAGTTCAAATCATTTCCTTTCATGCCCACTTATACTGTAGTAGACACTGTCCAGTGTAGAGTATGCACATTCACACAGTACTTATGTTTTTCATCAACCCGTTATTTTTCATATACAGTGcatatattttaacaacatttgtattctatatttgagtgcattagttatcatgaggcggcacggtggccgactggttagagcgtcagcctcacagttctgaggtgcagggttcaatccccgtcccccccgtgtggagtttgcatgttctccccgtgcctgcgtgggttaggctcggaaaatggatggatggatggatggatagttatcaTGACATGTTTACAGCTTCAATTTGTCCCTTCAAAATAGCTGTGGCCTAACCCCCTCGCTCAATGTTATTCTCGTGAAATGCATTCATTGAATTTTGAAGAGCGATAAGATTATACGTTATACGCGCCCGTGCACTCACTctctcttttccttttggcttgtccctttaggagtCACCAcagtgtccaaaccatcaacgTGTGCTCGCTCTAACTTTGTCTGCAAAACATCtaatcttggctgtccctctgatgagctcatttctaattttatccaacctggtcactccgagagcgaacctcaacattttcatttccgccacctccagctctggttCCTGTGGTCTCTTcagtctctaatccgtccatcatggctggcctcaccactgtcttctaaactttgcccttcatcctagcagagactcttctgtcacaacacacctgacaccttcctccacccgttccaacctgcttggatccgtttcttcacttcctgatcacactcaccattgctctggactgttgaccccaagtatttcaagtcctccacccttgttctctcttctccctgtagacTCACTCTTGATGCCCGTGCCTTCATTTATAGTCATAAAAGATGATAAGTGTAGAACACTCTGGGCTGCTGAGTTTGTGCTGGTCAAAGTTTTCGCATTACCATAATATTGGTGCTAATTTCTGTTACCATGTCTATGGCTTTtcacattactgtatgtttgcatTAACATAGCTGATGTTTGTTTTACGTGTCAGTTTTGTTTCAGGGTGAAGCAGCGGCCGCCCAGCACACAGCCGTAGACATCGTAGACACGGCACTCATAGTAGGCTACACTTAATACCATTATTAATTGATATAAATCACAGAATATAAAAACTATTCATCATAATCAGTTAAATGAAAGTTGTCTTGTTTAGTCAAAAAGCCCATGTCATATCTACATTTCAGGGTTTGGTTATTATGAATAAAGACTAAATATTaaacaactgggagtgacaaacagcttgaagcaagcaagtTTTGCCTCTCGTTTGGAGAtttgttcgccatctgtcaaactgcactggggaaaaaataaacagtacTTAGATGTACTTTGAAGGCAAGGTTTTCGTGGTACAATCGCAGGATCTGCGATCTGACTATGTACATtacgatgacgatgctcaaattACATATTGTATAGCTCGAGTTTAGGGGCTATTTGCACATGACGTCGTATCCATTGGGATAATACACTTCAGCCTTTTCCGGTTCTGCTCAATATGATAGCCGTGTGTTCATAGTCTGCAGTAAACAGCCGAGTATGAGTcttataaaataatttgttttcttcaaaaagcaacacaaacaatacCAGGAACATGTTTGTGTTTCAATGTGCACACCATCATCCAAATTCAACAGCATTTGAAGCTTCGTATCTCAAAATCTTGTAAGTTGAGGTACAGTACCACGATCTACATTTTGTTCTTGCCGTTGTGCCAATTACGGTGTGCCGGATCAGGTTCTCACGCTCAGCAATGGCGTCCAGGTCCACGCGTCCGTGCTGGTCTTTGACACTGACGGCCAGGGTCAACGGCGTCTCTTCAGGTGGTTCTTCCTGGTTCCACAAAGCCATCAGCGAGGGCAACGAAGCGGAACGCCGTACAGCCGCGTCTGCGGGCTTACCTGAGCGAGTACGGGGGCGCCGTGACCCACCGGAGGGACGCCGTACGAGTGCTCCGCCTCTGTGCGGGCAGACGGCACGTTAGCTTTGTTAGCATCGACATAATGGGGCGGGGCCTCGAGACATACCCACGCAGGCCTTGTCGAGGACGCTGACGATGGCTATCTGCGATGTCTCGCCGCCGTGCGCTCTGCTGTCAGTCCGCCTCGGGGCGACGCCGTCCACGATGTTGACGATCTTCCCCAAAGCCTCGTTGGCCAGCGTctccaagatggcggcaaagtacACCTGGGACAGACGGCCACGTCACGCGAGAGCCGAACTAAACACCGTAGACACACTGTACAGACATAGACATCTTTTTGAGCGCTGAAACGTACGTAGGGCGGCTGCgcctcagtaggtagagcgggtcgtccagtgaccgaggGGTCACTGGTTCAAAACCTTgctccgactgtccgcatgtcgaagtgtccttgggtaagacactgaaccctaatttgctcccagtgggcctgccAGCGCCTTGcgtggcagcagtcgcccattggtgtatgaatgcctgtgtgagtgggtgaatgtgaggttttgtaaagcgctttgggcactgtgatggtgtagatgaagtgcagtccatttagtATTCAGGGTTGTGATTATTATGATTGCAGATCAATTGCTTCCAGGTCAGTCGTGGCCCAATGGCGAAGATCATCGCCCGCCACCgtggggacctaggttcaagaccccgaccggaccatccgccaacatctcccggactcacggctgtggtgtcctttaGCAAGACACGATACCCCAAACTGCTCCCCGGGCGGGTGCTTAagttgccccctgctccagtgtgttccactaacaagtgtatgtgttcactgtggtGGGTAAAACACAGAGAACATATTTTGTGCGCATGCTTGCATGTTCACGACAAAGATAATTCTTCTAAACATAAGAATACCCTTCATCACAGTAACACACATTCTGGTTTAGTACATTCCTAAGACCAAACATTGATGGCGTAAACATTTGTAGTCATCAGATTACAAGTGGCATACACTGGTTTTGGTCACAAAAGTAGCTGAACAAACAGGGGCATTAGTCTCATAGTTTGTGCAATTTGTAGATCGTCGCTTTCTGACTTGAATTCGAAGTTTTCAGGTATATCTGCCACGTGCAATATGGCAGAGGCAGTGACGGGCCAAGCCACTCATTGAGTTCAATATTCATTAAAGTCCCGTGCCTCTCCGACCACTCACCAGCTGTTCGCGGCTCTCTCTGCGCACGCTGGCCGCCCACGGAGGCTCCTCTCCGGGGCGGAGGTCGTCCGGCGGgccgccccctcctccccctgaATGCTGCTTGTGGAGCTCGGCCACAGCGGCGTGCACGAGCGACTCCATGACGGCGGCCAGCTGCGCGAGCACGTCCGCGCTCATGCTGACACTTTAGTACTTGCTTACTTTACAATCGGTTCGAAGTTTTCGGGAGGACATGACACTTTGTGACCACGGCCGTTAACCCCCTTGGCGGAAGCGGAATAACCCGGAagggttttatttcttttccggCTCGAATTTCCGGTCGTTTCCAAACGTGAAAAATTTGTCAACAATGTTGTTCATCTCAATAAATCGTGGAAATTAAGCAAAAGTGACTATTgtgagaacaaacaaaaaattataattgtattaatattaattttgactttttgtggGAAAATTACAGAcgatttaaaaatcatttcaaaatcaatGGACGTTATAGAGTTAtagggatgagatcctggccaagtggaggagttcaagtatcttggggtcttgttcacaagtgagggacgaatggaacgagagatcgacaggcggatcggtgcggcgtctgcagtgatgcggactttgtatcgatccgtcgtggtaaagaaggagctaagccgaaaggcgaagctctcgatttaccggtcgatctaagttcctaccctcacctatggtcacgagctgtgggtcgtgaccgaaagaacaagatccaggatacaagtggccgaaatgagtttccttcgcagggtgtccgggctcgcCCTTAGAcaacgggtgagaagctcggtcatccgggaggagctcaagagtagacccgctgctcctccgcatcgagaggagccagatgaggtggctcgggcagcCGGTtaggacgcctccccggtgaggtgttccgggcacgcccCACCggtaggagaccccggggacgacccgggacacgccggagagactacgtctttcggagAGCCCGGGAACGCCCCGGATCCCCTCcctgaagagctggaggaagtggctgggagggaagtctgggcgtccctgctaaagctactgccccaacgacccgacctcggataagcggtagaaaatggatggaagttataGATCAAAAAGGGGGAATATTTGACCAAACCAATTTTTTCTACTCTTTGGGAGTTACTTTATGGTGCCTCAGttaacatgtgaaatatgaattaaaatggtCCAGgcatgtagtggtacactcgcctgactttggtgcaggcagcgtgggttcagttcccactcagtgacggtgtgaatgtgagtgcgaatggttgtctgtgtctatatgtgccctgtgactgactggcgaccagttcagggtgtagtccgcctttcgcccgaagtcagctgggataggctccagcgtcccgcaaccctaaccaggataaccggtgttgaaaatggatggatggatggtccaggcattcctgagttccagacgtttttctgccaagaggcctgaaatcagctcaTTGGAATTTGTCGAGTTTATCGATGTCACTAGCGAAAAGCTCCGCTCCcaagccagtgctgtcaacattaGAAAGACGTGTGCTCTTTCAAGTGgctcttctacacggaggcaaccaatcagaggaaagcgGGCATGTACATGTtctgagccaaatatggacaaagcagaaaCTGGCTTAGCAAACAGAATTAGCCTTTTCAGGAcaacaaggttttttttttttttttaaattgataatCTCCaagttagagagtcactctacggAGGTCGAAACAGACAACATATGGAACATTTAAATGTCTGAATTTTGAATTCAACAATGGAGCTATCTGTTCCTTTGAAAAGAGACGAGTACATGAGTAAGAAATCCATGAGGTCAAATaaagttgtgtgcgtgtgttgagtGATGACATGAGAAAATACAGGTTCTCATGATTTATTCACGTATGATTCTTTTTGTGgaataaaagtattttcttctctttcttcttaaAACACCTGGCTGGACTCCAGATGGGAAGCATCTACCCGTCCGGCCTCCCAGCGGCGCGCTGTCTCTCAGCCCACTCACTGATGAGGTGGCGAGCGATGGCGTGTTTTGGCGGCAACCAGGGCGCGGCGGCGAGGAGACCTCCGCTGGGCGGTGCCTTTGCGTTCAGGGCGGCACTGATCTCGTCCAACGTGAACCAACGAGCGTCCTGCAACTCTGTGTGGTCCACAAGAAGCTGGATGCAAAGCAAAGGCGAATTGCTTCCTCTGCACTTTCCACAAAACATTCTTCAAAACGGGACATTTACCGGATCACAAATGTAgcatgaatggatggaaattcaTGTTTGATGAGAACGTGtggctgggcgatatgggctCCTGATAccgcatttttttctttaccagtAATGTGAAGGGTTAGTGTATCTCTTGGAAAACTCAACCATCCCTTTTTGTCAAACATTTATGTTAACATGATCCCTAATGAACTAACATTTCCAATTTAACCTCAAACTGCATGGACCGACCGGCTGCTCCGTGTGTCTTGTCTAAGATTAACGCTGCACCCTCTCCAGCTCTCGCACGTTTTTTTTGcgtgattgccttccaccggGTTCCCTTTTTGTCATATGCAAAACAAGGTTGAAAGGATTCTAGTCATGTGTCCTGTCGCCCACCGACGTACAGTGACAGTAGGacaattcaatgctttttcaCTAGATGGTAGAAGGTAGTGGTGTCacaataccaaaattctgactttgatacTATACCTGCATCAAATACCTCGATACCGGTACTGAAAGGATACCACGGCAAAAATCTAAAACTTCAGTAAAAGCGgtggaatgaaaatgaataaaacaatctcaaataaatatacagtatagtattatataatatgacaaaaatatatgaattcaaattaaaatagcgttgacaaataatgtaaaaaaggaATGACCCTATTCTTAAGtaattttctttcaaaactATTTGATTGATGCctgcatcatcatcatacataatatgtgtgtatgtgtcaaaaaaatgtgatttgctgatatttcagttgtccttttttaataaatctgcaaaaatgtcaacaattccgcttttttctgtcaatatggggtgctgtgtgtacattcatgtggaaaaaaggaacttaaatgattttagcaaatggctgtaatataaaaaaagaatgaaaattttaagggggtctgaatactttccgtacccactgtatataaagtaTGTGTATGCTATatacagtcatgaaaaaaaatgattagcCTACCCTTGCTTCGTCAAtttcttattcattttaatgcctggtaccatATATTACCTGAAGGATACGTAGGCTAGATACGttttttttggaatatttttgttGGGTGgcgtgccatgagatttttttgaGCTATAAATGATGTgcattggctcaataaagtttgggTAACAGTGCTTTCACAACAGAAgccgcaaaagaaaaaaaaagacatttcggCCGCGGCTGCCCTCTGACCTGAGTCTGGGCGGGGCTAACATGGGCGTGGCACGCCAGCATGAAGGAGCTGTGCGGATGCGGCCAGTGCTGCGACGAGCTGTAAGAGACGGCGTCCACTTCCAGGCCCACCTCCTCCGCCACCTCCCTTCGCAGCGCCTCCTCCAGGCTCTCTCCTGCGAACGCAGACACATCTTGTATTTTGGAGGGCGCCGGGACGGAAGCGGGGGACGCCGACACCGGCGGTCCTGACCCATGTCGCAGAAACCAGCCAAGGCGCTGTACAGGCCGGGCGGGAATGACGACTGCCTGCCTAACAAACATCGCCGGCCGTCAGACACCAGCACGATGACCACCGGTGCCATCTGGAGTACAACCGGGAAAACGCCGCTCAGGACGGGCTGACAGGATGTGGAGGCGAGAGGCGAGAGGCGGTAGGGCGGGGCTACGTTACCGTGGGATACGAGAACACGCCGTTGGTGCCGCACACTCTGTGACTTCCCGCCTGGTTTCGGCACGTCGACTGACCGCTGGCGCCGCAGTACTTGTTGGTCTGATGCCAGCGCAGGAGCGCCTTGCCCTGAAAGAATccattcattaggtacactgcCACCTCGACTTAGCGGCGAcccaaatttgcagtttttacaaTTACGAGCCGTCGCTTTGTCCACTTTTGGATTTGTATCACGAGTAGATATTTGAGTGACCGGcagcaaatgcaaaatgaaaacacacgcTAGGAGCATCAGAAGGTCAAAAGTCACGTCCAGATGCTCGCATGCGGACGACGCTGCCATGTTCCTGAGGTTGCTCTACAGGCCGTCCCCCTTCAAGGCACACATGCAACAATACTGCTGTTGTGACTTTCAGCTCGAGCCAACGTACGGTAATTACACTTCATACAAAAGCGGTTTATTAGTTGATattccttttttgtgtttttatgtgtgtgtttttaggaaatacggtgcttttttttcttggcaaaaaaaaggaacaaaagttGGCAGCTTGGTcattgaacaaattaaacttccTGCAACGAACCCTCCCTggaaaaatgtcagcaaaagcATTCAAGTTGTCGCCTGACCAAAATTCGGACTCCCATACTCATCTGTCTAAAGTACCTCGATACTGAGACTGAAAGGATACCCACCGTCTTGGGTGCTCGACTCCGTTAATCACCAAACACCACTTCTGAATTCATCGCCTTAGCATTCAGGAACAAGCTGTCTTGTTTGTGTTACATTTGCTAAATGATGACTCAGCGAGGCGTTCGGCCACTTTAGCTAGTAGCTTCCGTATTGGAGGTTTTCCCTTCTCCAGCCCGAGTAGCTTTCTAGCGAGCTTTGTCGTGTCTGTTGGCTGGAAGAGCAAAATATTTCCAGATTTCATTCTGTGTCCGTTTCTCTTCTTTTGTGTCTTTCTCACGCCCGCTTTGGCAAGGAGGAGCCACATTGGACAGAGGAATCGGTGACTCTCTGTCACTCTAAATGTAGCAATACTAGCGATACCCAAAGGAGGCAGCATTGTGTCATTTTTGACGGTGAGGGATTGTGGTACTTTTGTCCGTACCGCATAGCGAACGACGCACCTTCGCCACAAGAGGCGCCTCCGCCCCTGACAGCAGAAAAAACGACTTCTTCAGGTCCACAAAGGTTCCGTCACACAACTTCTCTACTGACGCCCGATCCAGCTGTCCTGacatggatggacatttttttaaataataaatgaaaccaGCAggacaataaaacaacaaaagcaatgAATGCACACGCTTATCGTTACTTGTTTCTTACCCACATCCAGGCAGAAGTACGCCTGCGTGTCCTCACGGCAGCCAATGAGAACAGACTCCTTCAGCAGTGACTCTTTAGTGCCCAGCGCCTGCACCACCGACTGCATATCTGCGCGcgtgcgtacacacacacacacacacacacacacacacacacacacacacacacactaacttgGGGAACATGCAGCTGTCGTCTTCATTTTGTTGCACCTGACAAGCAACTCTGGAGCAACGACAGCGCAGTTGCGCTCTTCTTTATCCAAACAAATGTTGCTTGTCAGATGGTGCTGTGTAGCAGCATTTAGACTCTCGTATGTGCGTGTACAACGCTGCAGCATGTACCCGTGTAGTGCAGAGTTGGGCTGGTGAAGCTTCCTGCGTTGTTTCTGCGCAGCAGAGGATCAAGTCGGTGGAAGAGGAGAAGATGCCCCGTCGCAAGTGCTGCAACGCACGCTCCGTCGTCCTGCTGCAGCTTCTTCATGTACCTGACAGCACAAGCAATCCGCTCATCAACCCAACCATCGAGCCATCTACCCATCACTAATCAAGCGAGGAGTGAACACACCTCATCCTGGAGACAAAGCTTGAGCGACGGTGGAACACAAGAAGACGTGAAGACGAACACAGAAACTTCTTCAACATGGCTCAAAAGTTCATCATTCATCAAGTTTCATGCTGACCCCCCCCCAGCTTCTACGGGACAAAAACGAAGCGTTCATGTTgtttcaacaacaacattgcTCGTTTGTTTTCTACATGACATCCGTGCTTCTGTCTTGAAACCAAGATgcgctctaaattgtccaaatgtgaaggaaatgtgcttgtatTGAACTGAAGTGACATTTATTAATAGCATGCCATGCTGTCTTTTCAacgtaaataaagtttttttcaattttttttgaaatgccacatcagatttgggtgggacctcttttgttgaaGACCTGGGGTTATGCAGTGTCCCCAA
The sequence above is a segment of the Phycodurus eques isolate BA_2022a chromosome 19, UOR_Pequ_1.1, whole genome shotgun sequence genome. Coding sequences within it:
- the si:ch211-207i20.2 gene encoding zinc finger protein 391 isoform X1, with protein sequence MSADVLAQLAAVMESLVHAAVAELHKQHSGGGGGGPPDDLRPGEEPPWAASVRRESREQLVYFAAILETLANEALGKIVNIVDGVAPRRTDSRAHGGETSQIAIVSVLDKACVEAEHSYGVPPVGHGAPVLAQEEPPEETPLTLAVSVKDQHGRVDLDAIAERENLIRHTVIGTTARTKCAGLDVAPLASSDSKDLAADGITHERKSSALPSPLASRRHAAQESPSASPERVRFRARCAAEKPFACEQCGHRFTLKQNLRRHARGHVGSKSFCCGVCGKGFTRAITLKTHELIHTGQKPLKCEQCPKTFRHTVNLKNHLRIHSGVRPFACDVCTKTFRQAVNLKIHRRVHTGERPYACRRCGKTFSQQSSLIAHGRTHSAERPFACVSCGKRFNSANGLKLHVRVHTGERPYACDVCAKTFSQGSHLRTHKSHVHAGGKRFICDRCGKRYADGRNLKTHKCGYA
- the si:ch211-207i20.2 gene encoding zinc finger protein 391 isoform X2 — encoded protein: MSADVLAQLAAVMESLVHAAVAELHKQHSGGGGGGPPDDLRPGEEPPWAASVRRESREQLVYFAAILETLANEALGKIVNIVDGVAPRRTDSRAHGGETSQIAIVSVLDKACVEAEHSYGVPPVGHGAPVLAQEEPPEETPLTLAVSVKDQHGRVDLDAIAERAGLDVAPLASSDSKDLAADGITHERKSSALPSPLASRRHAAQESPSASPERVRFRARCAAEKPFACEQCGHRFTLKQNLRRHARGHVGSKSFCCGVCGKGFTRAITLKTHELIHTGQKPLKCEQCPKTFRHTVNLKNHLRIHSGVRPFACDVCTKTFRQAVNLKIHRRVHTGERPYACRRCGKTFSQQSSLIAHGRTHSAERPFACVSCGKRFNSANGLKLHVRVHTGERPYACDVCAKTFSQGSHLRTHKSHVHAGGKRFICDRCGKRYADGRNLKTHKCGYA
- the nudt13 gene encoding nucleoside diphosphate-linked moiety X motif 13 isoform X3 — its product is MKKLQQDDGACVAALATGHLLLFHRLDPLLRRNNAGSFTSPTLHYTDMQSVVQALGTKESLLKESVLIGCREDTQAYFCLDVGQLDRASVEKLCDGTFVDLKKSFFLLSGAEAPLVAKGKALLRWHQTNKYCGASGQSTCRNQAGSHRVCGTNGVFSYPTMAPVVIVLVSDGRRCLLGRQSSFPPGLYSALAGFCDMGESLEEALRREVAEEVGLEVDAVSYSSSQHWPHPHSSFMLACHAHVSPAQTQLLVDHTELQDARWFTLDEISAALNAKAPPSGGLLAAAPWLPPKHAIARHLISEWAERQRAAGRPDG
- the nudt13 gene encoding nucleoside diphosphate-linked moiety X motif 13 isoform X1, which produces MLKKFLCSSSRLLVFHRRSSFVSRMRYMKKLQQDDGACVAALATGHLLLFHRLDPLLRRNNAGSFTSPTLHYTDMQSVVQALGTKESLLKESVLIGCREDTQAYFCLDVGQLDRASVEKLCDGTFVDLKKSFFLLSGAEAPLVAKGKALLRWHQTNKYCGASGQSTCRNQAGSHRVCGTNGVFSYPTMAPVVIVLVSDGRRCLLGRQSSFPPGLYSALAGFCDMGESLEEALRREVAEEVGLEVDAVSYSSSQHWPHPHSSFMLACHAHVSPAQTQLLVDHTELQDARWFTLDEISAALNAKAPPSGGLLAAAPWLPPKHAIARHLISEWAERQRAAGRPDG
- the nudt13 gene encoding nucleoside diphosphate-linked moiety X motif 13 isoform X4 — its product is MWLDRASVEKLCDGTFVDLKKSFFLLSGAEAPLVAKGKALLRWHQTNKYCGASGQSTCRNQAGSHRVCGTNGVFSYPTMAPVVIVLVSDGRRCLLGRQSSFPPGLYSALAGFCDMGESLEEALRREVAEEVGLEVDAVSYSSSQHWPHPHSSFMLACHAHVSPAQTQLLVDHTELQDARWFTLDEISAALNAKAPPSGGLLAAAPWLPPKHAIARHLISEWAERQRAAGRPDG
- the nudt13 gene encoding nucleoside diphosphate-linked moiety X motif 13 isoform X2 — translated: MRYMKKLQQDDGACVAALATGHLLLFHRLDPLLRRNNAGSFTSPTLHYTDMQSVVQALGTKESLLKESVLIGCREDTQAYFCLDVGQLDRASVEKLCDGTFVDLKKSFFLLSGAEAPLVAKGKALLRWHQTNKYCGASGQSTCRNQAGSHRVCGTNGVFSYPTMAPVVIVLVSDGRRCLLGRQSSFPPGLYSALAGFCDMGESLEEALRREVAEEVGLEVDAVSYSSSQHWPHPHSSFMLACHAHVSPAQTQLLVDHTELQDARWFTLDEISAALNAKAPPSGGLLAAAPWLPPKHAIARHLISEWAERQRAAGRPDG